In Armatimonadota bacterium, the genomic window CCCGAGCACGTGCGCGCGGTGGTGGCGGCGGCGCGCGATCGCGGCGTCCCCCTGCGCGTCGGCGCCAACCTCGGCTCGCTGCCGCCCGACGTGCGCGCCCGCTACCGCGACTCCCTGTTCACCGCCGACGGCGCTGCCCGGGCCTTGTTCGCGGCGGCGATGCAGCACGTGCGCATCCTGCAAGACCTCGACTTCGACGATATCGTGCTCTCGCTCAAGGCCTTCGACGTCCCCGCCACCATCGCCGCCTACCGGTTGGCCGCGCGCGAGACCGACTATCCCCTGCACCTCGGGATCACTGAGGCGGGCCCGCCGCCGGCGGGAATCGTGCGCTCAGCGGTGGGCATCGGCGCGCTGCTGGCGGAAGGTATCGGCGACACGGTGCGCGTCTCGCTTTCCGCGCCGCCGGTGCAGGAGGTGCGCGTCGGGCGCGACATCCTGCGCGCGCTCGAGCTGCGCCGCGGCGGCGTTACGCTGGTGAGCTGCCCGACTTGCGCCCGCTGCGGGATGGACGTGGAGCAGGCCGCACTGGCAGTCGAGGAACAGTTGCGCCCGCTCGACCAGCGCCTGCGACGCGAGGGGCGGGAGCTGCGGGTAGCGGTCATGGGGTGCGCGGTCAACGGCCCCGGCGAGGCGCGCGACGCCGATGTGGGCTTCGCCGCCGACGCCCGCGGCGGAGTGCTCTTCAGCCGCGGCGAGGTCGTGCGGCGCGTGTCCCTCGAGCAAGCGGTGGCGGCGCTGGTGGCCGAGGCGCAGCGCGCGGCTGATAAGACCGGGTAGCCGCGGGACGGCCCGGCTCGCGGCCTTCTCCTCGTCCTTGCCCGCATTGACACCCCCAATTCCACGCGGCTATACTGAGCGCGGAGAGGTGGCCGAGCGGACGAAGGCGCTCGACTCGAAATCGAGTATCCCGCTAACCCCGGGATCGCGGGTTCGAATCCCGCCCTCTCCGCCATCCGTC contains:
- the ispG gene encoding flavodoxin-dependent (E)-4-hydroxy-3-methylbut-2-enyl-diphosphate synthase — protein: MGATRQVRVGGVLIGGGAPVSVQSMTKTDTRDVAATLAQTHELEQAGCDLVRIAVPDAEAARALARIAAQAPLPVIADIHFDHRLALMALEAGVDKLRLNPGNLRRPEHVRAVVAAARDRGVPLRVGANLGSLPPDVRARYRDSLFTADGAARALFAAAMQHVRILQDLDFDDIVLSLKAFDVPATIAAYRLAARETDYPLHLGITEAGPPPAGIVRSAVGIGALLAEGIGDTVRVSLSAPPVQEVRVGRDILRALELRRGGVTLVSCPTCARCGMDVEQAALAVEEQLRPLDQRLRREGRELRVAVMGCAVNGPGEARDADVGFAADARGGVLFSRGEVVRRVSLEQAVAALVAEAQRAADKTG